Part of the Methanorbis furvi genome is shown below.
CCGTTTGCGGACTGTTCGTTTGATGCGGTGTTTGCTTGGCATGTACTCGGCCATCTGCCGAGGGCATTGTGGCAGCCTGCTGCCCAAGAGATGTGTCGTGTTCTGCGTCCATCCGGAAATATTTTTTTCAAAGGATTTTCCCGCAATGATATGCGGTGCGGGAAGGGAACTGAGGTCGAACCATTTTCTTATCTTCGGGGTGACGGCATTGTCACTCACTACTTTTCCGAACAAGATCTCCACGAAGTATTTGGCGAAGGAGAACTAACCAGAGTTTCATGGAGTATGCGTGTTCGCGGAACCGAGTACGAGAGGGAGGAGTTGTGCGGAGTTTTTCGGAGGAGTCCGCATGAATGATCCTATCGTTGGCGACTGGGAGAAGTCCGTGATATTTGCCGGAAGAATGCACTGCCGGTTTTACCCTGACAACACCGGTGTTGCCATCGGCAAAGTTCTTGGCCACAATATCAATGAGCCGTTCACCTGGGAGGCGAAAGGATGCGGGGTCTATCATGTCTGTGCTCACGGATATGAGCATGACATCCGCCTTTGCGGTGACCGGCTGGAGACCGAGTTCCAGGGTCACGCCCTTGACATGGCGCGGGTCAGGTACACAAAATAATTTTTGCAGAAACGCGATTCGCGTTTCAAAAAAATATTGAAATTTTTTAATCCCTGTTCTTGATCTCAGCAGTGATCTTTGTCAGGAACTCTTCCAGCGTCATCGAGACCGTGTTGCTGTCGCGGGTACGAATCGAGATCGTCTTCGTCTCCAACTCCTTCTCGCCGATGATGATCATGTACGGAACTCTCTCAGTGTACTGGGCCTGCCGGATCATATAGCCAATCTTTTCATTGCGGTTGTCAAGCTCGCAGCGAATCTTCGCATCTTTTAGCATCTGATACACCTCGGATGCGTACTCCTCGCTCTTCTTGGAAACCAGCAGAACCTTTGCCTGCATCGGTGCGAGCCAGACCGGGAACTTGCCGGCGAAGTGTTCGGTCAGGATACCAATGAATCGCTCGATTGATCCAAAACAGACGCGGTGGATCATAATCGGCCGCGGCCGCTCATCGTTCTCATCAACGTAGGAGAGGTTGAAGTTGATCGGCATCTGGAAGTCAAGCTGGATCGTTCCGCACTGCCAGGTACGCCCGATGCAGTCACGGAGATGGAAATCGATCTTCGGTCCGTAGAATGCACCATCTCCCTCATTGATTGTGTAGGTGAGGTTCAGCTTGTTTAAGGCGTCTACCAGACCGTTCGTTGCCGCCTCCCAGTCCTCGTCGCTTCCCATGCTGTCCTCGGGCCGGGTTGAAAGTTCCAGGAAGTACTCGAATCCGAACTTGGAGTAGACCTGATCAATCAAACTGACCACTGATGAAATTTCGTCAGCGATCTGATCTTTTCGCATGAAGATGTGAGCGTCGTCCTGCGTAAAGCTGCGGACGCGGAACAGACCATGCAGTGTTCCTTTCAGCTCGTGGCGGTGAACAATGCCGAGCTCTGCAAGACGCATCGGAAGCTCGCGGTAGCTGTGCGGCTCGTTGGCATACACCATGAGGGCACCCGGGCAGTTCATCGGTTTGACGCAGAACTCCTCCTCGTCGATTATGGTCGTGTACATGTTTGCCTGGTAGTGATCCCAGTGGCCGCTCGTTTCCCAGAGATGGCGGTTCATGATCAGTGGTGTCGAGATCTCCTGATACCCGTTTGCCACGTGGAGTTCGCGCCAGTACTCGATGAGGGCATTCTTGACGATCATGCCGTTTGGCAGGAAGAACGGGAATCCCGGACCAACATCCTCGAACATGAACAGTTTCATGTCTTTTCCGATCTTGCGGTGGTCGCGGCGCTCGGCCTCTTCGAGAAGCTTCAGATAATCTTCCAGCTCTTTTGAAGTTGCAAAGGCGGTTCCGTTGATTCTCGTCAGCATCTTGTTTTTGCTGTCGTTCTTCCAGTACGCGCCGGAGAGGCCGGTGAGTTTGAAGGCCTTCAGGGTCTTGGTGTAGGTGAGGTGCGGGCCCACACACATATCGATGTATTCGCCCTGTTCATAGAAACTCAGCGGCTCATTTTCGTCAAGGTCTGCAATGTGCTCAACCTTGTACGGTTCATTGCGCTCTTCCATGAGTTTTAATGCGTCCGCACGATTGAGGATGAACGGTTTTACCGGCAGGTTTGCCTTGACGATCTCCTGCATCTCCTTTTCGATTGCAGGGAGGTCTGCGTCGGAAAGTTTTGTGTCTCCCAGATCGACATCATAGTAAAATCCTTTCTCGGTTGCCGGTCCGTAGGCGAAGGATGCATGGGGGTACAGACGTTTCACTGCCTGGGCAAGTACGTGGGCTGCTGTGTGGCGTATTACGTGCAGCTCCTCTTCTTTTGGGCACTCTCCTGTTTTTCCGTCGTTGTAAATTACTTTCATACCTATTTCCTTGTCCGTGAAAATCAGTTTCAGCGGTATGTATAATTTTCAAAAGCTGATGTGTGTCCTCAGGTTTTGAGGGCATGCAGAGGTATTCTCTGCTTTCAGCTCAAGATAACCGTACATGTTTTGGTCTTGTAAGGCATATGTGTTTTGGTACTGGAAGCATTCCATAAAATCAAATATTTTGGCTTTGGAAGAATTTTTCGAAGATCGTCCATGATTGAATATCGAATGTGGGTTAATGGTATACACATCTATATCTGTCATTAATTTGTAATGAATGTCCTATGAGTGATTTTCCGAAAAAAGGTGAAAAACTTTTTATTTCTGGGGGATATCCAACTGAATATTCGCATATTGCATGGGGTGATATGAATATGCAGTTTTATGGATATATACAGGGATACAAAAATGCCGCTGACACACTAATCATCCACGCATTAGAAAAAGGCTGTCCCTTTGTTTTAGATACGTGTGTCTTTCCTGTGTGTTTTCTCTATAGACAATACATAGAACTCGCACTGAAGAAAATATATCTTTCAAATACTAAAGACACAGAAGAGGAAAAAAGACGCACATTACAATCTTGTCAGCATGATCTTAGGAAAATCTGGTCAAAAGTGAAGGTATTGATTCGCTCTGATTTTCCTGATGATGACAAGTCAGTCCTCAATGTTGTTGAAGATTATATTAACCAATTTGCCAAAGTGGATAAAAACTCATTTGCATTCAGATATCCGATAACCAAAGATTTGACTCTGATAAATGATAAGGAGAAATTTATCAATCTCCGTAATTTGGCGGAACGCATGGACGAATTAGAATCTTTCTTATCTACTGTAAGTGGAGTAATGTCTACTCATCGTGATTTTGAAAAGGAAATGGCGTTATACTACGCTTCGGAGATGGATGGTTATTATTAATTCAAAAAACGAGAAAATTTCATTTTTACATGGTCTCCACACTCTCATTATAATCTGATTTCGTTCCTGTGATATGCTTTATTAGCGTCACGCGATGACTACGCAGCCTCAACATGCGGTTAGTTTTGTTTCAGAATTTTGAATTTCCACAACCGAATATTTCTGAAAAAACATAACAAAATTTTAGAAAACGGGCCTAAAGGGATTTGAACCCCTGACCTACGGATTAAGAGTCCGTCGCTATTCCTGACTAAGCTATAGGCCCAACAAAAACATTCAACCACATATCAAAAGCGGGCCTAAAGGGATTTGAACCCCTGACCTACGGATTAAGAGTCCGTCGCTATTCCTGACTAAGCTATAGGCCCTTTTGCTATGCCTGTTGACCTAATTAGATTAGACTCATCTATATTTATAGATTTCTTCATGATTGGCGTTGGATTTTACAATCCTGAACCGTTCGCAAAACGCATGCCTGTTCACTGCTCTGCACCTTCGCGGGGACGCACAAAAACAAACTAACATCAGCCTGAGTCAGGGCATCATGAAAATGAATTATTTTCAAATTTTGCAATGTTATTGTCTGTTAAGTGATGCTTTTTTTCAGTGATATTCTGCATCTTCAGCGTTTTTTGAAGACAACTCAGAAATAAATCTGCAAAACTCATGGAGGTCCTACATTAATATCCGCATAACACAAATAGTGGGTACATGGCTGAGAGTGATGGGGTTCTGCCGTCTAACAACCAAACTCATAAGAAAATAAAATATATCATCCTTGGCAGCGGCAGTATCGGTTATAATGTCCTCGAGGAACTGAAGGAAAATGACGAAAACGTGCTCGTCATCGACATCAATGAAAAACGTATAGAGGATCTGCGCGACCATCGTCATCAGGCAATGGTCGGCGACATGACCGATCCGGCTATCATTGGAAAGATTCCGGAGCCCGAGGTTGCCTTCGTTTTATCTGCCGACAAGGACGCAAACCTTGCAGCAGTCCAGATCATCAAAAGTGCTTATCCTCAGACGCATGTCATTGCCCGGGCGCTTGACCCGTTCTCTGCCGACCAGCTGGTGGATCACGGCGCAGATGTTGTACTGTATCCTCAGCAGGTCGTTGCAAAATCTGCCGTCAACCACATGAACAATCTGGTCGCATCAAGAAACGCCCAGAAACTTTTCTCCCTGCTCAGTTCATGGACCGGCACACTTGGCATCATCACGCACAAAAATCCTGACCCTGACGCA
Proteins encoded:
- a CDS encoding class I SAM-dependent methyltransferase; translated protein: MNGWDADYSVRGRLWGGAAGELPVLPKGSRVLECGCGNGKTLAAMNSHGWDAVGVDISPAAVSLAEDTGCTAVVADITALPFADCSFDAVFAWHVLGHLPRALWQPAAQEMCRVLRPSGNIFFKGFSRNDMRCGKGTEVEPFSYLRGDGIVTHYFSEQDLHEVFGEGELTRVSWSMRVRGTEYEREELCGVFRRSPHE
- the thrS gene encoding threonine--tRNA ligase, with the translated sequence MKVIYNDGKTGECPKEEELHVIRHTAAHVLAQAVKRLYPHASFAYGPATEKGFYYDVDLGDTKLSDADLPAIEKEMQEIVKANLPVKPFILNRADALKLMEERNEPYKVEHIADLDENEPLSFYEQGEYIDMCVGPHLTYTKTLKAFKLTGLSGAYWKNDSKNKMLTRINGTAFATSKELEDYLKLLEEAERRDHRKIGKDMKLFMFEDVGPGFPFFLPNGMIVKNALIEYWRELHVANGYQEISTPLIMNRHLWETSGHWDHYQANMYTTIIDEEEFCVKPMNCPGALMVYANEPHSYRELPMRLAELGIVHRHELKGTLHGLFRVRSFTQDDAHIFMRKDQIADEISSVVSLIDQVYSKFGFEYFLELSTRPEDSMGSDEDWEAATNGLVDALNKLNLTYTINEGDGAFYGPKIDFHLRDCIGRTWQCGTIQLDFQMPINFNLSYVDENDERPRPIMIHRVCFGSIERFIGILTEHFAGKFPVWLAPMQAKVLLVSKKSEEYASEVYQMLKDAKIRCELDNRNEKIGYMIRQAQYTERVPYMIIIGEKELETKTISIRTRDSNTVSMTLEEFLTKITAEIKNRD